GCAGAACTCATGGGCACCTCCCTCACGTGTGAGTGACTGTGCTTTCCCAAGGGGCCCTACTGCACAGGGCCTCACCCTTGGAGAAGGTGAATGGTCCCAATGTGCCCCACATGCCCACTGATGTCCCCAGAGCAACAGCATCAGTCCTGACAGCTGGTGTCTGGAGTGTCTACAGGGGAAAGACAACTAAGCACTGCAGACTGGGATGCAGCAGAACTTTAATATTTGAGTCAAAAGAGGGAAATGAGGTCACTCTCTGAAGAGGCCCCAGTTCAGATAGCAGCAGCTTTAGCAGGGGAAACACCTCCTGCCGCAGTAGCGGCTGCCAAAGCCGGAGAGGCCAAAGCCCCCGGAAGAGATGGGCACTCCCTGagagctgaggatgctgccaacagcagcagaggtggaggATCCCACGGCGGTGTTCtgcgggaaggagctgaggatggggccgggcagggtcaccaccacGGGAGAGGGCTGGATGACGACGGTGGAGTCCTGGCACTGTTGGACACAGGGCTCATTGCAGCTGTTGGCCAGCGGGGTCGGGCCACAGGGTCCACATGGCAGGCATGGCAGGCACTGGTTGTAGCAGGACATGTCTCGGGGCAGAACGTGCACCTTGTGGGAGAGAGGGACAGGAGGAGCACATAGGTGAGAGAGGAGCATCATACAGCCCACCAGGGGAGAACCACAGCACATGCTGTTTCGTAAACTGACAGCTGTGTAAGGAGGCCCTCAGCCTTCCCCCTCCCTTGGTCTGCAATGTCCTTGGTAAGAAAGTCAAGATCCACAAAGATCCCTACATAGCCCATAGCGTCAGATACACCTCATCcaagccccagctcctctccatgACACACCTGCTGATGCCTTCCCTCCCCCATGACTAGCGCTCCCAAGATCCAGGAGAATATGAAGGGGCAGGCATTTGCTAACAAATCTCCatggaaggagaagaggagaaagagcttCAGACTCACCTTGATCCCAAGGAGATGGAGGAGACAGGAGTGGATGAAGACACAGAGGAAATGGGGCTGCATTTATACCTCCCCTGCACTGCCTCGGGCCCACAATCACTCTATGCAGGCCATAATTTTCCATCAGACTCACCTCCTATGCAAAATAGGCTTCCTAAtggaatatattttgttttggtttccatcaaatctgccatttcatttcctcatttctgacATGCCTATTTTAACATACAGGCTATTTTCTAGTGCTGCTAGGAGGGACCCAAGGAATACCCCAGCAGAATCGTATCAGTATGAGCAGAAAAGGAGCCCGAGTGCTGCTGTTGTTGCATTCAGGCAGAGGACAGGACACGGCTTGGTGCACTTTGCGGGAATGGTTGGTGATGGGTTTTGCAGGAAGAGGCCCCGCTCCTCATGGAGCTGCAATCCTCAGCAGAGCATCCAAGGTCCTGTTCATTAAAGATGCGCCACAAGCtactctctcctccctccctcttggCTCCATCCAACGGTCACTGGTGTTTGCCTCCCCAGGCATCCAGGCTGTGTCAATGATTTCAGCTGTCTGCCTTGATGCCATTACCCCTTCCATTAACTAGGCAGAAGACAGCAacctggggcagggctgccacAAGGGGAGACCTAGACAGGCTGCAGGAATGAGCCCACAGGAACCTCATGGCATTCTAGAAGGACAAAAGGCAGGTCCTGCACAGGAGGAGGAACAAGCTCTTGCAGCACTACAGACTGGGGACTGAACTACCCTCTGATCCTGGATCCCCTGGACCTCCTCTGAGTAGGTCTGCCCCCAGGGCAGGCTCAGACATGGGcggtggaagggaagggacacACAGGCCTCAGCCTCCTGGCTAAAGAGATGGGGCTGTGTGTAGGAGCTCTCTTGAGTGTTTtgtggagggaaagaaagggttGCAGAAAATATCTTCCCCCTGGCTGGGACTCATCTCTAGGTCCCAGGCAATATGTCTTCTCCTAGCATTAGAGCTTCAGCATGCCTCCTCTGCCATGTCCCAAAGCCCTCCTCAGGCCACAGCAGACGCCAGCACCCCCCGGCAAGGAAGCTCCCCCTCAGCAAGTGAGGGCTGGAAGGAACCAGCACTGCCACGCAGCTGGGCATGCTTAGGGAGGGGACTTGCTCACAAGGGCGCTGGCTACAGAAACATCTCCCAGACTCCATCAAGGAGGCAATGCATCCCTGCTGCATGAACAaagctcttccctgccctgcagacatGGGAGGCAGCTGGGACACACCCCAGGAAGGCAAGGGAATGCCTTCAGCAGGCAAGCTTCCTGGGAGAGACTCTCCCTGCCCAGGACAAGTCATGCTCTAATTTGGGATTGGTCACGTGCCACGCTTTTGACTTGAGGCCAAGCAAGAgtgcctgctgtctgcaggcCTGAGCACCATGCATGCCAAATCCCCCTCTGGCCAACCAGCTCCATGCGAGCCCGAACTTGAGCTGTGCCATGCTCCAGGCAGCCCCAACAGCCATCACCCTGCAGCATGACCTTCTGGCAAGTACTCTCATAACTCAGGCAGCTCACAGGATGGTCAGCATGTTTTACACAACAGGGCAGGTCTTTGGGTGTGCTGCTGGTCAGGGAATGAGTCTGGCCAAAGTGCTTGGTATGGCAAGGAGAGTGGTGGAGCAAGACACTGTCCCCATGCACAACTCAGTCCTCTGGTAGTGAGAATGGACCTCATTCTCCAGGACTTGGTGGGCAATCATTGGGCTCAGGAGAGCAACCTTTGCCTTCCTCACAGCAGCTGACAACATGGGTTGCCTGAAGAGCGCAGAAGACAGCCACAAGAGGGAACAAGGtcaaacaagcagaaaacatgtCACCCCAGAAGGAGCAGCCTTGTGCCAGGGCATTtcaaaactgcagcacagcccaTCTGCCTATGCAGACAATGAGCTGAGACTGGTGGAGCAGTCTGGGAGCCAGGCCAAGTGGTAGAAGGATGTGCTGTGTCCTCAGGCGAAGGAGGCTTTGGTCATCCAGGAGGGCACTGCATAGGCAGCAGGATATATATGCAGGACCCCTCCAGCACTTGGGACTCATCTTCTGCCCTTTCTAACCTACTCTGTGGcggttttactcagctgggcagctgagctccatcaCAACTGCTCTCTaattccccctcctcaaagggaaagggggaggaaatGCGATGAAAAGGGATCAAGGGTTGAGATTAAGACAGAGAGATCAATCACTGATTATTGTCATGGACAAGACAGACTCAGAATTGagagattaatgtaattaattacctattactaacaagctagagcagtgagaaactaaaatcaAACTTAAAACACCTTCcgccatccaccctcttctacgtTCTTCACCTCAGATGGCGCACGGGAACATGCAATTGGGGCTGCAGTCCATAACACTTCGACTCTGCCCCTCCTTCACAGTAACTCTCTGCACTTGTTCCGTTGTGGGTTCCCTCCCACAGGATTTAGTCCCTCCTGAATTGGCCCTGCGTGGGCTTCTCACAGGCAACAGCTCTTCAATAACTACTGCAAAaatgggtccgtaccacagggtccatccatcaggagcaaactgctccaacatgggttcccccacgggcagcagcacccccctgaacccctgctcctgcgtgggctcctgtccacgggctgcagctccggccgAGGGCCTGCACCACTGTGGTCCTCTCCATGGGatacagcctccttcaggcaagatccacctgctccactgggggatcctccacgggctgcagtgtggagatgtGCTCCACCATGCAACccatggactgcagggggacagcctgctccaccagaggcccctccacgggccgcaggggaacttctgattgaatggagtcaaatccagctGTTGACCGGTcacgagtggtgttccccagggttGTCGGTGTTGGGGATCCTCTGTCGATGttgcccatcctctttaatatctttgtttaTAAAGACATCATagccctggagtgtgtccagagaagggctacaaagctggtgaagggtctggagcacaagtcctgggaggagcagctgagggaactggggttgtttagtctggagaagagaaggctcaggggagatgtTACTGccctctacaactacctgaaaggagctgggggtcggcctcttctcacagataacttgtgataggactagagggaatggcctcaggttgcgccaggggaggttcagattggaaatgaggagaagtagttaggtattggaaggggttgcccagAGCGGTGGTGGAGTCATCATCCCAGGGggtgtttaaagaaagattGGCTGTGATACTTGGGGACATGCTTTAATGgatgatattggtggtagggggatgctTGGACCAGAcaatcttggaggtcttttccaaccttaatgattccatgattctatgattctgctttaggacctggagcacctcctccctctccttcttcactgaccttggtgtctgcagggctgtttctcactcctcgctgtcccagctgctgttgtgcaggagtagttttccttttcttaattcTGTTCTCACACAGCCCAAAAAAACATTGCatattggcttggctctggacAGCAGCAGGCCAGTTTgaagccagctgaaactggctcttatctaacatggggcagcttctgggtctgttcagcgttgagaaaagaagaatgagagGGGATCTTaataatgtttacaaatatcttaagtgtgggagacggAGGGATCTGGCCAACcacttttcagtggtttgtggggacaggacaaggggcaatggccaaaaaaatgatcacaggaagttccgcaccaacatgcgaaagaactttTTCACGGtaagggtgatggagcactggaataGCCAGGCCAGGGAGGttatggagtctccttctctggagatattcaagtCCCGTTTGGACGCTTAcatgggcaacctgctctagggaacctgctctggcaggggggttggaaccggTGATCTCTTGaggacccttccaacccctacaattctgtgattctgtgacatctCTGacagaggccactcctgcagAACCCCgttaccaaaaccttgccacggAAACCCAATACACCCTCCAGCACTTAGGACTCATGTGCTGCCCTACTGACGTGTTCCCGCCCAGGGAAATGCTTGACCTCTCATCTTGTTACTTAAAAGGAGATTCTGATGCCAATTGGGCAAatcagaaatgaggaaatgaaatggcagaGTTGACGGAAACCAAAGCACAACGTGTGCCATTAGGAAGGCTAGTTTGCATTTGAGGTGAGTCTGATGGAAAATTACAGCCTGCGTAGAGTGCCTGTGGGCCTGGGGCGATGCAGGAGAGGTATAAAAGAGGCCCCATCTCCTCACTCTCTTCATCCACTCCTCTCACCTCCATCTCCCTGGGAACAAGGTGAGTCTGAAggcctttctcctccttttcatcCCTGGGGAGTTCTCATAACATGCCTgcaccttcctcctctgctgggtTTTCGGGTTGCTAGTCATGGGCGATGGAAGGGGTCAGGAGATGTGTCATGAAGTGAAGCTGTGGCTTGGCTGACATACGTCCTGAGATATGGGCTTGGTGGGGAGCTCCTTTGGCCTGAAAGTTCCTGCCAACGCTGCTGGGGACAAAGGGAAGGAGATGGCTGTGGGCTTCCTTagacatctgccagctccccaaACAGCATGTGCCGTTGCTATCCAGTGGTGGCCTGGCAGGTTGCTCCTCTCTCACCAACATTCTCCTCTGGGACCTCCCTCCCACAAGGTGCACGTCCTTCCCCGAGACATGTCCTGCTACAACCAGTGCCTGCCGTGCCTGCCATGTGGACCCTGTGGCCCCACCCCGCTGGCCAACAGCTGCAATGAGCCCTGTGTCCAACAGTGCCAGGACTCCACCGTCGTCATCCAGCCCTCTCCCgtggtggtgaccctgcccggccccatcctcagctccttcccgcaGAACACCGCCGTGGGATCCTCCACCTCTGCTGCCgttggcagcatcctcagctctCAGGGAGTGCCCATCTCTTCCGGGGGCTTTGGCCTCTCTGGCTTTGGCAGCCGCTACTGCGGCACAAGGTGCCTCCCCTGCTAAAGCTGCTGGTGATGGCCCTGGAGAAAAACCCCCAGGGACCCAGATGTTGGCAGCGGATAGGGCACAGAGCATAAGCTTCTTGTGTTCAGGGTGACCAAACCTCCCCATCACCCCTTGGAAGAAGATGGGTCTCTCGGAGCGCACGGCCCATGcctgcctttcccctcctccactctctcctttcccaccaATGTCCTTGTTACTCAGCACGGTTCCACTGTGTTCTGAGTCCCACAACGTCATCATTGAGAGGACATGCTGGCCCTTCTCCCTCAGTGGAGCAGACAGGTGGTCAAATGGTGGCATGCCCACCAAGGCCACACAGCTCATGCTCTCGTCTGCCCCTGGTGCTTCCTGCACTGGGGCCCCCTCTCAGAGTGACCTCGTTTCCCCCATTTGACTCTAATATTAAAGTTCTGCTGCATCTCAGCCTTCGCCTCTGAGTtgtccttcccctgcagctACTCTTCCAGGATGCCTGGGGAGAGAGGTGTTGCTCACGGGTAGTTCTGGGAGTGGGTGGTTGCTGATGCTCATGCTTAGCAATCATTGACACAGGCTTGCATTCAGAATGCTTCTTCATGCATCAGGTCACCATCTGGATTCTAAATATCTGCTTACTTAGAGCTGGATGGAATCATCCAATGTAGTTGAGTGGCCTCTGTGCATTTTGGTGTGCACactgtttcttcttctctgaTTAGCACAACAGCATGAAGCAAGTAGTAAAGAACGAGGGATGACTACGTCCTTGACAAGGTGGAGGGCATAGCTGCCCAGGAGGAGCCAGGAAAACCCTTCCTAACAACAACACTGCAGAACTTGCTGTGCTTGGTCAAAGTCTTTCTTGCTACAGAGCCCAAAACTGGGCACAGTGTTCTAGATGCATTTGGAGGAGTGCTGAGCAGAGTGGGATTGTCACTGCCatcaatgacaccaagctgagtggtgcagttgatagaaaagaaggaagagatgccattcaaagggacctccACAGGCTGGGGAAGTGGGCCTATGTGAAccgcatgaggttcaacaagtccaactgcaaggtgctgcacctggctCAGGGCAGTCCCACACAGGAGTACAGACAGGGAGAAGAACTCATCGAGAGCAGCTGTGTGGAGAGAGACTTCGAGAGAGACTTTATCctactctgccctcgtgaggccaCATTTGGAGTAGTgagtccaggtctggggcccccggcacaagaaagatgtggacttcttagagcgagtccagagtAGGGTAAAATATGATCAGACGGCTGGAGcgcctctcctgtgaagaaaggctgagagagctcgagatgttcagcctggagaagagatggctcCTGGGAGACTTCATTgtaacctttcagtacttaaaagggtctcagaaaaaaaggttgagaaggactctttacttgggtagaacatgatagggcaagggggaatggtcttaaactaaaagaggacaGATTTAGACTAGACCTTAAGAGgaatttcttcactgtaagggtagtgaggcactggaacaggttgccaagagaagctgtggatgccccatccctggaggtgtccaaggccattctggatggggccttggccaatcTGATACAGCAAGTGGCATCCCTgtctgtggcaggggggttggagttagatggtctttaaagtcccttccaacctgagcccttccatgattctgtaattctatgattcttgagCTCCTGACTATGCTTCTGCTCACACAGCCCAGGATGTCATTGGTGTCCTCGGTGTCTCGGAGCACTGCTGGGAGTCACTTCTCTCTGGATGGGTTTACCACCCAAGTAACTTTTCCTGGACCAGCTTTTGGTCTGCTGCCATAGAGGGGCTGCAAGATAGATGATGTGGCGTGAGGGCAGGCTGGCAGGAAGGCATCTGCCAGACTGGGCTCTGGGtgactgcagtgctgctttggGGAGCTTGTGGACGGCCCTTAGAGACACTCAGAAAGCACCTGCTgtctctcctcctgccctcagtctctccctgcctccctcttccccacaaAGTTTTGCAGGAAGCCCAGGGAACAGATGGAAGGAGTAGGGGGAGGACtgtgtggtgggttgacctCGGCAAGCATCTAAGCACCCACCATGCACTCGTTCACACTGCAGCCgcagcaggacaggggagaGAGTTGAAAGATGAAGAGACAGGAAAACTCCCCGGCTaatataaagacattttaaggagggaaagggaaacaaaagccCAGCAAGTCTCTGCAGGATGGCTACTTTGGAAGAACTGTCCCGCTGTTTTGTTGCCAAGCATGATGCTCTATCATATGCAATATCATTGCATGGAAGGAGTAGGGGGAGGAGGACATGCACTGCCTGTGAGCCTGTCTGGTGGGCTTACCCCCAGCAAGGATCTAAACACCCACCACCCACTCGCTCACACCACAGCCACAGTAGGATAGGGGTGGCAGTTGTAAGaccaagagacagaaaaaattcCCAGTCAAtataatgacattttaagaagggaatgagaaaaaaagacaaaagataaTGATGTAAAGGCTGTGACTGACCACCTTTCACCAGCAGACCAATGGCAAGGAAGtctctgcagaacagcaagTTTGGAAGAACTGTGTCGCCGTTTTGTTGCCAAGCATGATGCTCTATGGTATGCAATATCCCTTTGGTaaatttgggtcagctgtcctaaCTGTGTCCTCTCCTGAAAACTTCCCCAACCCTAGCCTGCTCTGTTAAGGTGCAGAGACGGAAGCATAGAAGGCCTTGACACTGAGCTAAATCATTGGTGCGTCACCTCCACTGTTTTAGCCACACAATCAGAACACAGCACTATATTGCCTATGGTGAAGACAATTGCCTCCATCACAGCCAGAGCCAGTACAGCCTGCATCCCCCACTACCTCTCCTGGCCTGCTCTGGGGCCATTTTCTGCACGAGTCTCcccacccagcacagctgcccccAGAGCAGAAGGAATTGCCGCCCCTCCCCTcgcctctcctcctctcccctgctgcccccttCCCAGGAACCTGTGTGACTGCTGCCCTCCCAGGgtctcctgcagctctggctcctCACTGGAGGTCAGCAGTGGCCACGTGCCTCCTTCAGCAGGATGTGCGCTGAGGCCAAGACGGCCTGCCAGGACAGAGAGGCAGCAAAGCTGGACCTGATGGCCAACGGCCCTGCAGAACTCATGGACACTTCCCTCATGTGTGAGTGACAGTGCTTTCCCAAGGGGCCCTACTGCACAGGGCCTCACCCTTGGAGAAGGTGAATGGACCCATGTGCCCAATACGCCCACGGAAGTCCCCAGAGGAACAGCATTAGTCCTGACAGCTGGTGTCTGGAGTGTCTGCAGGGGAAGGACAACTCAGAGGCGCAGGCTGGGATGCAGCAAAACTTTAATATTAGGGTCAAAAGTTGGAAACGAGGTTGCCCTGAGAGGAAGCCCCAGTGCAGGAAGCACCAGGGGCAGATGAGAGCATGAGCTGTGTGGCCGTGATGGGCATCCTGCCAGATGTCTATATGCCCACTCCACTGAGGGAGACAGGACAGAAGGTCCTCTCTAGGCTCATGTGGTGGGACTCAGAGCTCAGTGGAGCTTTGGTGAGTAACAAGGACATtggtgggaaaggagagagtGGAGGACTTAAAGGCAGACTTGGGCCGTGCTCTCCGGGAGACCCATCTTCTTCCAAGGGGTGATGGGGAGGCTTGGTCACCCTGAACACAAGAACCCTATGCACTGTGCACAGTCAGCTACCAAAGTCTGGGTCCCTGGGGGTCTTTCTCCAGGACCCTCACCAGCAGCTTTAGCACGGGAAGCACCTCCTGCCGCAGTAGCGGCTGCCAAAGCCAGAGAGGCCAAAGCCCCCAGAGGAGATGGGCACTCCCTGagagctgaggatgctgccaacagcagcagaagtggaGGATCCCACGGCGGTGTTCtgcgggaaggagctgaggatggggccgggcagggtcaccaccacAGGAGAGGGCTGGATGAAGACGTTGGAGTCCTGGCACTGCTGGACACAGGGCTCATTGCAGCTGTTGGCCAGCGGGGTCGGGCCACAGGGTCCACATGGCAGGCATGGCAGGCACTGGTTGTAGCAGGACATGTCTCAAGGCAGGACTTGCACCTGGTGGGAGAGAGGGACAGGAGGAACATGGCAGTGATTGCTGAGCAGTGTCCAACCCACCACTGGATAGCAACGGCACATGCTGTttggggagctggcagatgtctAAGGAGGCCCACAGCCGTCTCCTTCTCTTTGTCCCCAACAGCGTTGGCAAGAACTTTCAAGCCAAAGGAGCTCCCCACCAAGCCCATATCTCAGGACATATGTCAGCCAAGCCACAGCTTCACTTCATGACACATCTCCTGACCCCTTCCATCGCCCATGACTAGCAACCCGAAAacccagaagaggaggaaggtgcAGGCATGTTATGAGAACTCCCCAGGgatgaaaaggaggagaaaggccTTCAGACTCACCTTGTTCCCAGGGAGATGGAGGTGAGAGGAGTGGATGAAGAGAGTGAGGAGATGGGGGCCTCTTTTATACCACTCCTACATCGCCCCAGGCCCACAGGCACTCTACGCAGGCTGTAATTTTCCATCAGACTCACCTCAAATGCAAACTAGCCTTCCTAATGGCACACGTTGTGCTTTGGTTTCCGTCAACtctgccatttcatttcctcatttcagaTTTGCCCAATTGGCATCAGAATCTCCTTTTAAGTAACAAGATGAGAGGTCAAGCATTTCCCTGGGCGGGAACATGTCAGTAGGGCAGCACATGAGTCCTAAGTGCTGGAGGGTGTATTGGGTTTccgtggcaaggttttggtaacGGGGttctgcaggggtggcctctgtgagaaatGTCTGAAGCAGCCCATGAACTGCCCGCGGACCTCCTCAGAGGAGGTCTGCCCCCAGGGCAGGCTCAGACATGAATGGTGGGAGGCAAGGGACACACAGGCCTCAGCCTCCTGGCCCAAGAGATCAGGTTGTGTGTAGGAGCTCTCTTGAGTGTTttgtggaggggaagaaaggattGCAGAAAACATATCCCCCCTGGCTAGGTCCCAGGCAATAAGTCTTCCATCATTAGAGCTTCAGCATGCCTCCTCTGCCATGTCCCAAAGCCCTCCTCAGGCAACAGCACAAGCCAGCACCACTGGGGGGGCAAGGAAGGTCCCCCTCAGCTAGCGAGTGTTGGCAGGAACCAGCACTGCTACTTGGCTGGACATGTTCAGGGAGGGGACTTGCTCACAATGGCGCTGGCTACAGAAACATCTCCCAGATTCCATCAAGGAGGCAATGCATCCCTGCTGCATGAACAaagctcttccctgccctgcagacatGGGAGACAGCTGGAACACACCCCAGGAAGGCAAGGGAATGCCTTCAGCAAGCAAGCTTCCTGGGAGAGACTCTCCCTGCCCAGGACAAGTCATGCTCTAATTTGGGATTGGCCTCGTGCCACGCTTTTGGCTTGAG
The sequence above is drawn from the Cygnus olor isolate bCygOlo1 chromosome 25, bCygOlo1.pri.v2, whole genome shotgun sequence genome and encodes:
- the LOC121059820 gene encoding feather keratin 1-like isoform X2 produces the protein MQPHFLCVFIHSCLLHLLGIKVHVLPRDMSCYNQCLPCLPCGPCGPTPLANSCNEPCVQQCQDSTVVIQPSPVVVTLPGPILSSFPQNTAVGSSTSAAVGSILSSQGVPISSGGFGLSGFGSRYCGRRCFPC
- the LOC121059820 gene encoding feather keratin 1-like isoform X1 translates to MQPHFLCVFIHSCLLHLLGIKVHVLPRDMSCYNQCLPCLPCGPCGPTPLANSCNEPCVQQCQDSTVVIQPSPVVVTLPGPILSSFPQNTAVGSSTSAAVGSILSSQGVPISSGGFGLSGFGSRYCGRRCLPC
- the LOC121059829 gene encoding feather keratin 1-like, with amino-acid sequence MSCYNQCLPCLPCGPCGPTPLANSCNEPCVQQCQDSTVVIQPSPVVVTLPGPILSSFPQNTAVGSSTSAAVGSILSSQGVPISSGGFGLSGFGSRYCGTRCLPC
- the LOC121059472 gene encoding feather keratin 1-like; this translates as MSCYNQCLPCLPCGPCGPTPLANSCNEPCVQQCQDSNVFIQPSPVVVTLPGPILSSFPQNTAVGSSTSAAVGSILSSQGVPISSGGFGLSGFGSRYCGRRCFPC